The Stegostoma tigrinum isolate sSteTig4 chromosome 9, sSteTig4.hap1, whole genome shotgun sequence genome includes a region encoding these proteins:
- the LOC132210037 gene encoding protein TUNAR-like isoform X1, whose translation MKYRQTAARILLKTFTTKMGISAITEIEEVRIQGEKEDREESVLALLGIIGTILNLLVIIFVYIYTTF comes from the exons ATGAAGTATCGG CAGACAGCTGCCAGAATACTGCTGAAAACATTCACAACAAAAATGGGGATCTCTGCCATCACCGAAATAGAGGAGGTGAGAATCCAAGgagagaaagaagacagagaAGAATCTGTTCTTGCTCTGCTGGGAATAATAGGAACAATTCTAAATCTGCTTGTGATCATTTTTGTATATATCTATACGACATTCTGA
- the LOC132210037 gene encoding protein TUNAR-like isoform X2: MKYRTAARILLKTFTTKMGISAITEIEEVRIQGEKEDREESVLALLGIIGTILNLLVIIFVYIYTTF; encoded by the exons ATGAAGTATCGG ACAGCTGCCAGAATACTGCTGAAAACATTCACAACAAAAATGGGGATCTCTGCCATCACCGAAATAGAGGAGGTGAGAATCCAAGgagagaaagaagacagagaAGAATCTGTTCTTGCTCTGCTGGGAATAATAGGAACAATTCTAAATCTGCTTGTGATCATTTTTGTATATATCTATACGACATTCTGA